The following are encoded together in the Apus apus isolate bApuApu2 chromosome 7, bApuApu2.pri.cur, whole genome shotgun sequence genome:
- the MSH4 gene encoding mutS protein homolog 4, with translation MAERGPRGAAGRAPGSASRDSCPPGGGGRGAPTPRYTLGLLQTPRSAAGSSGGARPGSSSGEGPAPRRAARGSGGRPLGSGRAESYFGDKSSCVENTSALNLTSSSSVRGLSSAGAGKAPLPSGRPVFRSHTPLMGYSVTSSSAVSSHSAASVIVAVVEGRGLARGEVGMASIDLKNPEVILSQFADNTTYAKVITKLKILTPLEIVMSNTACDAGSTTKLFSLITEHFKNVAFTTVQRKYFNETKGLEYIEQLCASEFSTVFMEIQSKYYCLAAAAALLKYVEFIQNSVYAPESLQVCFQGREKTAMIDSSSAQNLDLVINNRGSRNSHTLFGVLNYTKTPGGSRRLRSNILEPLVDAETINMRLDCVQELLQDEELFFGLQTVISKFLDTEQLLSVLVQIPKQDTVKTVESKITNLIYVKHTLELVEPLKAALRSCNTRLLKAYYSSLEDTRFRIILEKITAVINDDTRYTKGCLSMRTQKCYAVKPNINEFLDIARRTYTEIVDDIAGMITQLAEKYNLPLKTSFSSARGFFIQMNVDCSTLPNGQLPSEFTKITKMKNTYSFTSADLIKMNERCQESLREIYHMTYLIVCKLLNEIYDHIHCLYKLSDIVSMLDMLLSFAHACTLSDYVRPEFTDTLAIKQGWHPILEKIAVEKPVSNNTYLTEGNNFVIITGPNMSGKSTYLKQIALCQIMAQIGSYVPAEYCSFRIAEQIFTRIGMDDDIETNASTFMKEMKEITYIIQNANDKSLIIIDELGRGTSAEEGIGICYAACEYLLNLKAFTLFATHFLELCHIDALYPNVENCHFEVQHVRSSAGNKEKIAYTYTLSKGYTEEKNYGLKAAEVSSLPSSVILDAKEITNHIAKQILHRQKSTPEMMKQRAVYHLAMRLVQTARNSRLDPDSLRVYLKGLKKKYEASCPAPGQNDEQK, from the exons ATGGCGGAGCGCGGcccgcggggcgcggcggggcgggcgcccGGCTCGGCCTCCCGCGACTCCTGCCCgccgggcgggggcgggcgaGGGGCGCCGACGCCCCGCTAcaccctggggctgctgcagacGCCGCGCAGCGCGGCCGGCAGCAGCGGCGGGGCGAGGCCGGGCAGCTCCAGCGGGGAAGGCCCCGCCCCTCGCCGGGCCGCCcgcggcagcggcgggaggcCGCTGGGCTCCGGCAGGGCAG AATCGTATTTTGGGGACAAAAGTTCTTGTGTAGAAAACACCAGTGCTTTGAATCTCACAAGTTCTTCCTCTGTGCGAGGCCTGAGCAGTGCGGGTGCAGGAAAAGCACCCCTTCCTTCTGGCAGACCTGTTTTCAGAAGCCATACCCCACTTATGGGCTATTCAG TGACCTCCTCATCTGCAGTGTCTTCTCATTCTGCTGCCTCCGTCATTGTAGCTGTGGTAGAAGGGAGAGGCCTTGCCAGGGGCGAAGTAGGAATGGCCAGTATTGACTTAAAAAATCCTGAGGTGATACTATCACAATTTGCAGACAATACAACTTATGCCAAG gttATTACTAAACTAAAGATTTTAACACCACTAGAAATAGTAATGTCGAACACTGCTTGTGATGCAGGGAGCACAACAAAATTATTCAGTCTGATAACAGAACACTTTAAG AATGTGGCTTTTACAACTGTCCAAAGGAAATACTTCAATGAAACAAAAGGTTTGGAATACATAGAGCAATTGTGTGCATCTGAATTCAGCACCGTTTTCATGGAGATTCAATCAAA GTACTActgtcttgcagctgctgcagctttgctaAAATATGTTGAATTTATTCAAAATTCAGTTTATGCTCCTGAATCACTCCAGGTGTGTTTTCAGGGGAGGGAGAAAACTGCTATGATAGATTCGTCATCGGCACAAAACCTCGATCTAGTCATTAATAACAGAGGTTCTCG gaacAGTCACACGCTTTTTGGTGTCCTGAATTACACTAAAACTCCAGGAGGAAGTCGAAGACTTAGATCCAATATCCTGGAGCCACTGGTTGATGCTGAAACAATTAACATGAGATTGGACTGTGTTCAGGAATTACTCCAGGATGAGGAGCTCTTTTTTGGTCTTCAAACAG TTATCTCAAAATTCCTGGACACAGAACAACTACTTTCAGTTTTGGTACAAATTCCAAAGCAGGATACA GTTAAAACTGTTGAATCAAAAATAACTAATTTAATCTACGTGAAACATACTTTGGAACTTGTGGAGCCTCTAAAA GCTGCTTTAAGAAGCTGCAACACACGGCTGCTGAAGGCTTATTACAGTTCTCTTGAAGATACAAG ATTCAGAATTATCCTTGAAAAGATCACAGCGGTGATTAATGACGATACCCGGTACACAAAAGGGTGTCTGAGTATGAGGACCCAGAAGTGCTATGCTGTTAAGCCAAACATCAATGAGTTCCTTGACATTGCTCGTAGAACGTACACAGAAATTGTTGATGACATAGCAG GTATGATAACTCAACTTGCAGAAAAGTACAATCTACCACTGAAGACAAGTTTCAGCTCTGCTCGTGGGTTTTTTATCCAGATGAATGTTGATTGTTCAACATTACCCAATGGCCAGCTTCCTTCAGAATTTACAAAG AtcactaaaatgaaaaacacataCAGCTTCACATCAgcagatttaataaaaatgaatgaaagatGTCAGGAGTCCCTGAGAGAAATATATCACATGACCTACTT gATAGTGTGTAAACTACTGAACGAGATCTATGACCACATTCATTGCCTGTACAAGCTGTCTGACATTGTGTCAATGCTGGATATGCTGCTTTCGTTTGCCCATGCCTGCACTCTTTCTGATTATG tTCGTCCAGAATTTACAGATACTTTAGCAATCAAGCAGGGATGGCATCCCATTCTTGAAAAGATAGCTGTGGAAAAACCTGTGTCTAACAACACGTATCTAACAGAGGGTAATAATTTTGTCATTATTACGGGACCAAATATGAGTGGAAAATCAACATACTTGAAACAGATTGCTCTCTGTCAAATTATGGCACAGATTG GTTCTTATGTCCCAGCAGAGTATTGTTCTTTTAGAATCGCAGAGCAAATTTTTACCAGAATAGGTATGGATGATGATATAGAAACAAATGCATCAACATTcatgaaggaaatgaaagag ATAACGTACATCATACAAAACGCTAATGACAAGTCACTCATCATCATTGATGAGCTAGGCAGAGGTACCAGTGCTGAAGAAGGTATTGGCATTTGTTATGCTGCCTGTGAATATCTGTTGAATTTAAAG GCATTTACATTGTTTGCTACACATTTCCTGGAACTGTGTCATATAGATGCTTTATATCCCAATGTGGAAAATTGCCATTTTGAAGTGCAACATGTGAGAAGCAGTGCTGGAAATAAGGAGAAAATCGCTTACACTTACACACTCTCTAAAGGatatacagaggaaaagaactATG GATTAAAAGCTGCAGAAGTTTCCTCCCTGCCATCATCTGTAATTTTGGATGCAAAGGAAATCACAAATCATATTGCAAAACAAATCTTG CACAGGCAGAAGAGCACTCCTGAGATGATGAAGCAGAGAGCTGTGTACCATTTAGCCATGAGGTTGGTTCAGACTGCCAGGAATTCTCGACTGGATCCAGACAGTTTGCGTGTTTATTTGAAAGGTTTGAAGAAAAAGTATGAAGCCAGTTGTCCTGCACCTGGACAAAATGATGAGCAAAAGTAA